One genomic window of Gossypium hirsutum isolate 1008001.06 chromosome D11, Gossypium_hirsutum_v2.1, whole genome shotgun sequence includes the following:
- the LOC107933845 gene encoding uncharacterized protein isoform X3 gives MQLVLVLLPMSLPRLPKKHRTLIAKRTSVQQDVDVAERNGEKIKADVLDWCHRVEKVVTEKEKKVKDLEVKAKTKCFFGLCPNIKSRYQLSRKAEEAAATFDELIKDCQFERVGYHDVPGPIVHPDFEAFKSREEVFDDIMESLKDATTGMIGVYGMAGVGKTSLVKEVERQLHEVKLFDSVVRAIVSRIPDIKEIQDQIAYSLGLKLEENSPVVRARRLFERLRKDKNVLIILDDLWKELDLEEVGIPFGSRHKGCKILLTSRDQNVLSNGMDATKTFAIGDLENEEAWEFFRKMAGDSFESDEELRSTAINVAEKCARLPLALATVARALRNKPLLFWSDALQQLQRPYLEKSSDDISAKVHSAIELSINHLPSEDLKQIFLLCSLLRHVRIEDLLRYALGLGLIKGVNTMKAARDRLLKMMSTLKESCLLLDSKSTNEEHFDVHDLTYIVAKSIASKDNQVLALTEEDNDEDEDEDVVADWLNRESMKECNKIILQHPSINKLPDQLNCPQLFLFVLFSRDLSLTLPDNFFKEAKSLQVLDLTYMHFSSLPSSIGLLTSLSTLCLDQCNLGDNLTIIGALKNLNVLSLSQSDIKIVPKEIGQLLKLKLLDVSGCTKLKTISADVLPSLSKLEELYMGGTSIQWGQPNASLAELNTLSHLSTLEVQIPEAKAAPEDFFQKLQKLERYKIFIGKEWERFGNSQYSRTLKLRLNKSIDDLDHGIKKLVKRTQYLELDELKGVKIALKELTDEERLSHLQNLHIQNGLDIESITNDRNEFPGLQSLTLQGLPQLVSFCSQDKIDATSLPQRELPLFGEKISFPSLEKLQLSSLNVTRVWQNQLSNVSFYTHEKLTTLKIEGCGNIKYLLSFSMAKYLVHLKYFEVTKCNCLEEIILWEDIEEETQVAMTLSLFPQLKSLELKDLQHLRGFCFNSQNKVIEFPFMKSMTIYNCPNLESFICRYTREGNQRISSQGDLFDNKVAFPNLEKVIISFLRKKKMIWRNPLPPNSFPKLQVLAVDGCDELLTIFPSNMLITFQRLHDLFVVNCGSLQQVFEIMHEENETALPATAQLRKLHIGGLPKLKYIWKSDPKGIFSFKKICSINVWDCPSLKSVFPASIAKDLPKLGYLAISHSGVEEIVSKLEEGSDSETAVNFEFDQLYDLILGNLPELKCFYPGKHTAKWPMLSKLEVVECGKMKILGTHLNTNNGQLDSPIHPPLFLVEKVIPKLQHLALDSDYIAMISDGQFSSRPFHEIKVFEVHGHAFRISFLERFYTLESLIITSCEIKELFCSERDTGNDEMYAGRLSTIRNLKLVALDDLNNYLWKQDVQVDHILPKLETLEVHDCENLICLGSSSASFQNLTTLDVWNCEAMKYLDTCLAVQGMAQLKKLRVRDCISMKEIVATEGGEATCDIYFSRLRSLELVNLPRLKSFCSGSHTFRFPCLKGLIVSGCPELEIFCKGVLSNPPLLLCGKDNGHWCSDLNNTIQEMYSIKAGFEAIEYLVLSEFSRSIEIWKENVHGSLDFKNLKVLEVYECNTMTYIFSVSMALDLVQLEDIKVKQCPMMEQIIKGAEETEMDILLLPKLREIRLKSCSRLTSFCMGSITLECPSLNEIAVKDCPKMYAMASTREQEDIEIVGREKTPFFNHKVLCARLMFLNLSSTNIKKLWPDKPDRAISSNVLNLKYLSVKRCHNLEYLFPSFLVKNFERLHQLSLLDCKNMEEIIFTDGLAAGEGIPQIYLFTKLQILEFIRLPKLRTFCHQENSETNTLFNQKVAFPSLNDLRIVGMGKCRKIWHDKLTMGSFHELTFLVVEHCDKLSNVLPFDMVERLEKLEGLEISECESVEEIIGLADDRGLNSNESIELKSTTKFLFPKIRRLILHKLPKLKGLYSKVHTTDWPLLKQLEVCECSKVETFAGEYINFRETQGENHSIISVQQPLFWVTKETFPNLEELVLVRNGNMKVWHGHGADPKQYWPKLRKFDCPET, from the exons atgcAATTGGTACTGGTGCTGCTGCCAATGTCTCTTCCGAGGCTGCCAAAG AAACACAGGACGTTGATTGCAAAAAGAACAAGTGTGCAGCAAGATGTTGATGTTGCAGAAAGGAACGGGGAGAAGATTAAAGCCGATGTCCTGGATTGGTGCCACCGAGTGGAGAAGGTTGTCACTGAAAAGGAGAAGAAAGTGaaggatcttgaagtcaaagcgAAGACCAAGTGCTTCTTTGGCTTGTGTCCCAACATCAAGTCTCGCTACCAGCTTAGCAGGAAAGCTGAAGAAGCTGCTGCCACTTTTGATGAGCTTATCAAAGATTGCCAATTTGAGCGCGTGGGATACCATGATGTTCCTGGACCCATAGTCCATCCAGACTTTGAGGCATTTAAATCAAGAGAGGAGGTTTTCGATGATATCATGGAGTCACTGAAAGATGCAACAACAGGCATGATTGGAGTGTACGGGATGGCTGGTGTGGGCAAAACATCGCTGGTCAAAGAAGTTGAGAGACAACTCCATGAGGTTAAGTTATTCGATTCAGTAGTCAGGGCAATTGTATCTCGAATTCCTGACATTAAGGAAATCCAAGACCAAATAGCATACTCATTGGGTTTGAAGCTTGAAGAAAACAGTCCGGTTGTAAGAGCCCGTAGATTGTTTGAAAGGTTAAGGAAGGATAAAAATGTTCTTATTATTTTGGATGATCTTTGGAAGGAACTGGATCTAGAGGAAGTCGGAATTCCATTTGGAAGTCGACACAAAGGATGCAAAATACTGTTGACCTCAAGAGATCAAAATGTTCTAAGCAATGGGATGGATGCTACAAAGACCTTTGCAATTGGTGATTTAGAAAACGAAGAAGCTTGGGAGTTCTTTAGGAAGATGGCCGGGGACAGTTTTGAAAGTGATGAGGAGCTGCGATCTACAGCAATTAATGTAGCCGAGAAATGTGCAAGATTACCACTCGCCCTTGCAACTGTTGCAAGGGCGTTGCGAAATAAACCTTTATTGTTTTGGAGTGATGCTTTACAACAATTACAGAGGCCTTACTTAGAAAAAAGCTCGGATGATATATCTGCTAAGGTACATTCGGCTATTGAGTTGAGTATCAATCATTTACCGAGTGAAGACCTCAAGCAGATTTTCCTGCTTTGCAGTTTACTGCGTCACGTTAGGATTGAAGACTTGTTGAGATATGCTCTTGGTTTGGGTCTAATTAAAGGAGTCAACACCATGAAAGCAGCACGAGATAGGCTGTTAAAAATGATGAGTACCCTCAAAGAATCTTGTTTGTTGCTTGATAGTAAAAGTACCAATGAGGAGCACTTTGATGTGCACGATCTTACTTATATTGTGGCCAAATCAATCGCTTCAAAGGACAATCAAGTACTTGCTTTAACAGAGGAGGATAATGATGAGGATGAGGATGAGGATGTTGTAGCAGATTGGCTAAATAGAGAGTCAATGAAAGAGTGCAACAAGATTATTTTGCAGCATCCTAGTATCAACAAGCTTCCTGACCAGTTGAATTGTCCACAgctttttcttttcgttttattCAGCAGGGATCTCTCCTTGACTTTGCCGGATAACTTCTTCAAGGAAGCAAAAAGTCTTCAAGTCTTAGATTTGACTTACATGCATTTTTCTTCTTTACCTTCATCAATTGGTCTCCTAACTAGCCTCAGTACATTGTGCCTAGATCAATGCAATTTGGGAGATAACCTAACCATTATTGGAGCGCTCAAGAACTTAAATGTGCTTAGCCTTTCGCAATCTGATATCAAAATTGTACCCAAGGAAATTGGGCAATTGTTGAAGCTAAAGTTGTTAGATGTAAGTGGTTGTACTAAACTCAAAACAATTTCTGCTGACGTCTTGCCAAGTTTGTCAAAGTTAGAAGAATTATATATGGGTGGCACTTCTATTCAATGGGGACAACCCAATGCTAGTCTTGCTGAACTGAACACACTCTCTCATTTGTCCACTTTAGAAGTTCAAATTCCGGAAGCCAAGGCTGCCCCAGAGGACTTCTTTCAAAAGTTGCAAAAGTTGGAAAGATACAAGATTTTCATAGGAAAGGAATGGGAGCGGTTTGGCAACTCTCAATATTCAAGAACCTTAAAACTCAGGCTAAACAAAAGCATTGATGATTTGGATCATGGAATTAAGAAGTTGGTAAAGAGAACTCAATATTTAGAATTGGATGAATTGAAAGGTGTAAAGATTGCACTGAAGGAGTTAACAGATGAGGAAAGGTTATCACATTTGCAGAATCTGCATATCCAAAATGGTTTGGATATTGAATCTATCACTAATGATAGAAATGAATTTCCGGGATTGCAGTCCTTGACATTGCAGGGTCTTCCTCAACTCGTTAGCTTTTGCTCTCAAGACAAAATCGATGCTACCTCATTGCCTCAACGTGAATTGCCACTTTTCGGAGAAAAG ATATCGTTCCCTTCCTTGGAGAAATTGCAGTTATCATCGCTTAATGTTACAAGGGTATGGCAGAACCAGTTGTCAAATGTATCTTTTTACACTCATGAGAAGTTAACCACATTGAAAATCGAGGGTTGTGGAAACATAAAATACCTGTTATCATTTTCTATGGCTAAATATCTAGTTCATCTCAAATATTTTGAGGTAACTAAGTGCAACTGCTTAGAGGAGATAATCCTTTGGGAGGATATAGAAGAAGAAACTCAGGTTGCCATGACTTTATCATTATTTCCTCAGTTAAAGTCCTTAGAGCTAAAGGATCTTCAGCATTTGCGTGGATTTTGCTTCAATTCTCAAAATAAAGTTATTGAATTTCCATTTATGAAGTCAATGACGATATACAACTGTCCAAACTTGGAGAGCTTCATATGTAGATATACAAGGGAAGGGAACCAACGAATCTCTAGTCAAGGTGATCTGTTTGACAATAAG GTTGCATTTCCCAATTTGGAGAAAGTGATTATTTCCTTCTTGagaaagaagaagatgatatGGCGGAACCCACTTCCACCAAATTCATTTCCCAAACTACAAGTATTGGCTGTTGACGGATGTGATGAGTTGTTAACCATTTTTCCATCTAATATGCTGATAACATTTCAAAGGTTGCACGATCTATTCGTAGTGAATTGTGGTTCCTTACAACAAGTATTTGAAATCATGCATGAAGAAAACGAAACCGCTTTACCTGCAACCGCTCAACTAAGAAAATTGCATATTGGAGGATTACCAAAGTTGAAATATATTTGGAAAAGTGATCCCAAAggaattttttcatttaaaaaaatctgTTCAATAAATGTTTGGGACTGTCCAAGTTTGAAGAGTGTATTTCCAGCCTCAATAGCCAAAGACCTACCAAAACTTGGTTATCTTGCAATATCTCATTCTGGAGTGGAGGAGATTGTTTCCAAATTAGAGGAAGGATCAGATTCAGAAACAGCAGTCAATTTCGAGTTTGATCAACTATACGACCTTATACTTGGGAATCTACCAGAATTGAAATGTTTCTACCCGGGTAAGCATACTGCAAAGTGGCCAATGTTAAGCAAGTTGGAAGTAGTTGAGTGTGGGAAAATGAAGATATTGGGTACACATCTGAACACTAACAATGGGCAACTTGACTCCCCAATCCATCCACCACTTTTCTTGGTTGAAAAG GTCATCCCTAAACTACAACATTTGGCATTAGATAGTGATTACATTGCAATGATAAGTGATGGTCAATTTTCAAGCAGGCCTTTCCATGAAATAAAAGTTTTTGAAGTGCATGGCCATGCTTTCCGAATTTCTTTCCTTGAGAGATTCTACACTCTTGAAAGCCTTATTATCACTTCTTGTGAAATAAAAGAGCTATTCTGTTCTGAAAGAGATACCGGTAATGACGAGATGTATGCTGGGCGTTTGTCAACAATTAGAAACTTAAAATTGGTAGCTCTTGATGATCTAAACAATTATTTATGGAAGCAAGATGTACAAGTGGACCACATTCTACCCAAACTTGAGACTCTTGAAGTTCACGATTGTGAGAATTTGATCTGCTTAGGATCATCCTCAGCATCATTTCAAAATCTCACCACATTGGATGTGTGGAATTGCGAAGCAATGAAATACTTGGATACATGTTTAGCAGTCCAAGGTATGGCCCAACTTAAGAAGTTGAGGGTAAGAGACTGCATTTCAATGAAGGAAATAGTTGCAACTGAGGGAGGTGAAGCAACTTGTGACATTTATTTCAGCAGGTTGAGAAGTTTGGAACTTGTGAATCTACCGCGACTTAAGAGCTTTTGTTCTGGCAGCCACACATTTAGATTCCCATGTTTAAAGGGATTAATTGTGAGTGGTTGCCCTGAATTGGAGATATTTTGTAAGGGAGTTTTAAGTAATCCACCATTATTGCTATGTGGAAAAGATAATGGACATTGGTGTAGTGACCTTAACAACACCATCCAAGAAATGTATTCAATAAAG GCTGGGTTCGAAGCTATCGAGTATTTAGTCCTCTCTGAATTTTCCAGGTCAATTGAAATATGGAAGGAGAACGTTCATGGAAGTTTAGATTTCAAGAACCTTAAGGTTTTAGAAGTTTATGAGTGTAATACCATGACATACATATTTAGCGTATCCATGGCTTTAGATCTTGTGCAACTAGAAGACATAAAAGTGAAACAATGCCCTATGATGGAGCAGATTATCAAAGGAGCAGAGGAAACTGAAATGGATATACTCTTGTTACCCAAGCTTCGGGAGATAAGACTTAAGTCATGTTCAAGGTTGACAAGTTTTTGTATGGGAAGTATTACCCTGGAATGTCCATCTTTAAATGAAATCGCAGTCAAAGATTGCCCAAAGATGTATGCAATGGCATCTACAAGGGAGCAAGAGGATATAGAGATAGTTGGCAGAGAAAAGACACCCTTTTTCAATCATAAG GTTTTGTGTGCCCGCTTGATGTTCTTGAACCTATcatcaactaacataaaaaaattatggcCTGATAAACCAGACAGGGCTATATCCTCTAATGTTCTTAACTTAAAATACTTATCTGTGAAGCGTTGCCACAATTTGGAATATCTATTCCCATCCTTTTTAGTCAAAAATTTTGAGCGGCTCCATCAACTTAGCCTTCTTGATTGCAAAAACATGGAAGAAATAATATTTACAGATGGATTAGCAGCAGGAGAAGGGATACCTCAGATTTACTTGTTCACTAAGCTACAAATACTGGAGTTCATTAGGCTTCCAAAACTAAGGACATTCTGCCATCAAGAAAACTCAGAGACCAATACTCTCTTCAACCAAAAG GTTGCGTTTCCTAGCTTGAATGATTTGAGAATTGTAGGCATGGGAAAGTGTAGAAAGATATGGCATGATAAACTCACTATGGGTTCATTTCATGAATTAACCTTCCTTGTGGTGGAACACTGTGACAAACTTTCGAATGTTTTACCATTTGATATGGTGGAAAGACTTGAAAAACTAGAAGGTCTGGAAATATCGGAATGTGAGTCGGTAGAAGAAATAATTGGACTCGCTGACGATCGTGGACTCAACTCAAATGAATCAATTGAGCTCAAATCAACTACCAAGTTTCTGTTTCCTAAAATAAGACGGCTGATACTTCATAAGCTACCCAAATTGAAGGGCTTGTACTCCAAGGTGCATACTACAGATTGGCCATTGTTAAAACAATTGGAGGTGTGTGAATGCAGCAAGGTGGAGACATTCGCTGGGGAGTATATCAACTTTAGAGAAACACAAGGAGAGAACCACTCCATTATCTCTGTTCAACAACCCCTATTTTGGGTCACTAAG GAAACATTCCCCAATTTAGAAGAATTGGTTTTGGTTCGGAATGGCAATATGAAGGTATGGCATGGACATGGAGCAGACCCGAAACAGTATTGGCCCAAACTAAGAAAGTTTGATTGCCCCGAAACATGA